In Candidatus Omnitrophota bacterium, one DNA window encodes the following:
- a CDS encoding thioesterase family protein — MKVRIYYHDTDCGGVVYYSNYLKYIEEARTDFFEERGILIKKLADSGILFVVARQEIDYKFPSFYADILDIRTWVSEIGSVKLVFESEIKNQDGKLIANTKTILVCVDKNLKPRAIPEEVKKIISNAS, encoded by the coding sequence GTGAAAGTAAGAATCTATTATCATGATACTGACTGCGGCGGAGTTGTTTACTATTCTAACTATTTGAAATATATTGAAGAAGCAAGAACCGATTTCTTTGAAGAAAGAGGCATCTTGATTAAGAAACTTGCTGATTCAGGTATCCTTTTTGTCGTAGCAAGGCAAGAGATTGATTATAAATTCCCGTCTTTTTATGCTGATATTCTGGATATCCGTACCTGGGTTAGCGAAATTGGTTCGGTTAAATTGGTTTTTGAAAGCGAGATTAAGAATCAAGATGGTAAATTAATCGCTAATACAAAGACAATATTGGTCTGTGTAGATAAGAATTTAAAACCAAGAGCAATCCCTGAAGAGGTAAAAAAAATAATTTCAAATGCCTCTTAA
- a CDS encoding ACT domain-containing protein: MVRSAKLSKEIVVTVVNKIGILADMSKLLADHGVNIEAVAGYAVNNEAKIMLITDDNLRSSDALKKAGYKSLVEREVLVVELENKPGALKQITAKLSGENIDIKQVYGTVCSGSCPAKIVLATSDNEKAIVAFKK; encoded by the coding sequence ATGGTGAGATCGGCGAAACTAAGCAAGGAGATTGTGGTAACAGTAGTAAATAAGATTGGCATTCTTGCTGATATGTCTAAATTGTTGGCTGACCATGGGGTTAATATTGAAGCAGTTGCCGGCTATGCTGTAAATAATGAAGCAAAAATAATGTTGATAACCGATGATAATCTCCGCTCGTCCGATGCGCTTAAAAAAGCAGGGTATAAATCTTTGGTTGAAAGAGAAGTTTTAGTAGTAGAGCTGGAAAACAAGCCGGGTGCTTTAAAGCAAATTACAGCAAAATTATCCGGAGAAAATATTGATATAAAGCAGGTATATGGCACTGTTTGTTCCGGTAGTTGTCCTGCTAAGATTGTTTTAGCAACCAGTGATAATGAAAAGGCGATTGTTGCATTCAAAAAATAA
- a CDS encoding general secretion pathway protein GspB, whose product MEKKRVELIVTVSLVLILIVSWVNTMKFMKRRSAANIALQQQIDKEKASEKKPKEVIVTKKPLPVEAMPDENVQKTPEMVQMESLGWARCPFGGKIYGTREGTQDLKVAGIIWDNDPVGRFCIINNSVVKVGEKAEGFTVVEIKENSVVLTDGKKNIELKLEK is encoded by the coding sequence ATGGAAAAAAAGCGCGTTGAATTGATCGTAACGGTTAGCTTGGTATTGATTTTAATTGTTTCTTGGGTTAATACCATGAAGTTTATGAAGCGTAGGTCTGCCGCCAATATTGCTTTACAACAGCAGATTGACAAGGAAAAGGCTTCAGAAAAAAAACCCAAGGAAGTAATAGTTACTAAAAAGCCTTTGCCTGTTGAAGCAATGCCTGATGAGAACGTCCAAAAGACTCCGGAAATGGTCCAAATGGAAAGCTTGGGTTGGGCAAGATGCCCTTTTGGAGGGAAGATTTATGGCACGCGTGAAGGCACCCAAGATTTAAAAGTTGCAGGAATAATTTGGGATAATGACCCAGTTGGAAGGTTTTGTATAATTAATAATAGCGTTGTGAAGGTGGGAGAAAAAGCAGAAGGCTTTACTGTTGTGGAAATCAAAGAAAATTCGGTTGTACTTACGGATGGTAAGAAGAATATTGAATTAAAACTGGAAAAATAA